Part of the Mycobacterium sp. 050128 genome, GTGGGCATGTCGAGCGCACCGTCGCCCTGATCCACGCTATTGCCGCTCGGTGCTATGCAATCGAATTCCCCAGCGAGGTATCGGTTTCCGAGCGCGTCCTGTGGCCGTCGATGGAGGCCGAGCAGGCCGGCATGGAAGACGCCCGCTTCGTTCGCTTCGTCGATGACGACGGCTCGGTCACCTATTACGCCACTTATACGGCCTACAGCGGGTCCCACATCAGCCAACAACTGCTCGAGACCAAGGACTTTCGGTCCTTCACCTCTGGGCCGCTCGTCGGGAAGGCCGCGGCCAACAAGGGTTTGGCATTGTTCCCCCGGCGAATACACGGTCGCTACGCGGCCATGTCACGATCGGACCGCGAGTCGAACACCGTCGCCTTCGCCGACCATCTTGCGGTCTGGACGAGCGCCTCGCCCTGCCAGCAACCGGCCGAGGCGTGGGAAGCACTGCAACTCGGAAACTGTGGCCCGCCAATCGAAACCGACGCAGGGTGGCTGGTGCTCACCCACGGCGTCGGACCCATGCGCACGTATCGCATCGGCGCGATTCTGCTTGACCTCGACGACCCGACCCGGGTGCTCGGCCGGTTACGGCGCGCACTACTGAGCCCCGCCCACGACGAACAAAACGGCTACGTGCCCAACGTCGTCTACTCCTGCGGCGCGCTCGTTCACGCCGACACCCTGGTGCTTCCGTACGGGATTGCCGACGGCGCCATCGGCATCGCCACCGCGCAACTTCCGCAGCTGCTGGACACGATCGTTCAGCAGCCAGATCGCACGAGATGAGGTCACAATCAGCATGATGAAAAGGTCCACCGCCAGAGCGCGCAATCCGCTCGGCGAGTACGTCCTGCACATGGGTGCGGGATTCGTCGCCAAAGAACGTCCGCACGTCCTGGGGGCGTTGGCGACGCTCGAGCCGCATCTGGGCCGCTGGGACGCGCTTGACGTCAGCCTGGAAGTCTCGTTACAGAACCGCGGCCGCAAGGAGCAGCGCGTCACGTTGCGCACGACGTTGCCTGGTCTCCCGCCACTGGTGGCCGTCGCCGACAACCCCGACATCACGCGCGCCCTTCACGAAGCCAAGCATGAGTTGATCCGGCAGCTCGAACACCAGAAGTCGGCCCGCGAACCCATGCACAATCGCAAGTTCGGGCGCAATACGATCCGCCACCCGGGCTCCTCGCTGCAGGGGCGTCGCATCCCGCCTGCACCGTAGTTGCGGGAGTGTCGCGTGCTGCGCGCGCGGGGTTACCGCCACGCGTACTCGTGTGGCTCTCAGATGCGGTCTATTTTGAGACGGCGTCCAATGTTGCTGGGTTCCGTGGCCGGCCGGGGATTCCTGTTTGTTGGGCCAATAATTGTTGTGCTGTTGTTGGTCTGCTGAACGGGAGTCGTTGTGAGCTGGCAGCAAATCCAGCCGTTCCTAGTCGCGCTGGCCATTGGGTTGCTGCTCGGCTTGGAGCGCGAACGCAGCCACAGCCGCAGGCTCCCTGCCGGGTCGCGCTCGTTCGCGCTCCTGTCGTTGGTTGGGGCCATCGTCGCGAGCTTCAACGAGTGGGCAGTGCTGGCTGGGCTCGTTGTCGTCGGGGCGCTGCTGGCGCTCGCATACTTTCGCACCAGCGAAAGAGACCCCGGAACGACCACAGCGATCGCCGCACTCGCGACCTACCTGCTCGGTGCGCTCGCCTACACACGTCCGGCTCTGGCCGTGGCCATCTCTGTGGTTGTCGCAGGTCTGCTTGTGTCGAAGGAGCGCATCCATCGCTTTGCCCGCGAGATCGTCAGCGACGTCGAAGTAGAGGACGCCATCAAGTTCTTCGTCGTGGCGCTCGTGATCCTGCCGCTGCTTCCGGATCAGCAGCTCGGACCGTATGGCGTACTGAACCCGGCGAAGGTGTGGCTCCTGGTGGTACTGCTCACGGGTATCGGCTGGGTCGGCTACATCGGTGTTCGGGCACTCGGGCCCGAACGGGGCGTGCTCGTCGCCGGTTTGGCTGGCGGATTCGTCTCGGCGACTGCGACGACGGCATCGATGGGCCGGCTCAGCCGGACGGCTACCAGCTTGCGTGCGCCCCTCGCCAGTGCACTGCTCGCGAGCCTCGCGACCTTCGTGCAGCTGCTCATCGTGATCGCGCTCGTCGACGTCGAACTGCTGCGCCGCCTGTGGCCTCCAGTGACCGCTGGAGCGGTCGTGCTGGTGGGCGTCGCCGCCTTCGTCTACCGGGGTGGCACTCACCAGCAGAATACTGCGGAGGGCAAGGAAGTCGAGGCGACGAAGGCAAGCCGACCCTTCGCGTTGCGGCCCGCGCTCGTTCTGGCCGCGGTGCTGACCTTCGCTCTGCTCGTTGGTCGTTGGGGCGCTGACATATTCGGCCCAAAAGGGGTGGTGGTTGCCACGTTCGCTGCGGGTCTCGCCGATGCTCACGCCGGCGCGGTTGCGGCCGCCAGCCTCGCCGCCAAGGGCGACATCACCGTCGACACCGCGTTGGTCGCGGTGGCTGCAGCGTTGGGTTCCAACCTGCTGGTGAAGACGGTGTTGGCTTTCACCGCCGGCGGTCGTCGCTTCGGGCTTGGTTTTCTTGCCGCCATGTCCGTGCCGGCCCTGGTGTTCGGTGTCGCCTTGGCGGCGACCGTGGCCGTGCTGTGAGCCGAGAGCTGCATTTGCAGCGGTAGGCGTTCCCTGGGCGAAGGTCTCAGTAGTTTTTCCGATCAAATAGGCTGAGTGACAAGGTGAATGGGTTGGAGCTAGGCTCGCTCACACCTGTAGAACTCTGTCGACCAGTACGCGACATCAAGCGACCAGTACACGGTGGCGAGCTGCCCGCAAAACGCCAAGGCGGTTACTTGCGATCAAAAGACCTGCGTAGTTAGGACTTGTGACCCTGTCGCCGGTCCTTCTCCCAGAGCACCCTGTGGTGTGTGTCCACGATGCGGACGAAACCCGGATCCAGTGGGCCGCAGAGCAATCGAGTCGGATTGTGAATGAGGTGATCGAAGTGCGCGACCGAAATCAGCGGCTGCGCAATGAGGTGGAGCACCCGCAACTCTATGAGGAGGTGACGATTACCTCCGCGGACGTTCCGATTGTGCTGTCGGTGTGGCGCGGTTGTTCGGGCGGCCCGGTGGTGGTGTTTCTGCCCGGAACAATGACGCACCCGCTCTTCTATGAAGAGTTCTGCGACGGCCTTGCCGCCCAAGGCATTACCGTCGTCGGCGTGCATGCCGAAGGGCATGGAAAGAGTCCTCGCATCGGGCGGCTGCTGCGTCTGCAAACTCTTGTCAACAACGCCCTCGACGCGATCGCATGGGCTCGGGCGCGGTTCGGCAGATTGCCCGTCGTGGTGGGCTCTAGTCAGGGCGGTGTGCTGGCGATGATCGTTGCGACCCGTGATCACGAGCTCGCCGGCGTCCTCGCTCACAACATCCTCGATCCGGCCCTGCCCGAGTCGACCTCGGTCTCTCGATTCCCGACGTTTCTCCAAGCGGGCTACCGACCGTTCGTACGAGGGCTTCGAGTGCTGGCCAAGCTCGCACCGCGGCTACCAATCCGGTTCAATATCTACCTGGACCTGGCCCGAGTGTGCCGCGAGCCCTGGACGGCCGAGCAATTCCTGCTCGACCCACTCGGTCTGCGTGCCTACCCTCTGGCATTTCTGGCCGATCTCTTCAACGCAGATTTGACAGCCATGAGCGATGGCACGATCACGTGCCCGGTCGTGGTTGTCGCGGGCCGTGCAGACCCCTTGTTCAGCCTCGACTACACACAGAAAGTCTTCGCCCGCATCGTCGCCCCTGCCAAAGATCTCGTCGTGTTCGACACCGACCACCACCTCTTGTTCAACGAATGCCTGCCCCTGGTGCTGCCACGGGTCGCCGAACTTATTGCAAGCCTCGATGCGACCGCGAGCGGGAAGCTGGGGACCGGCGACCGTGGCACCGCTGCGGCTGTGCTCGAAGGGTAGATCACACCGATCCCACAATCTGTTGCCTAGCCCAAAAACACGACGCGATAAGGGGAGTTTCGCTCATGGCCAGCCACAAGATTCACAAACGTTTGGGTGGCGCCGCTGCAGCCGCTGCCGCTCTGATAGCTGTCGGGACACCTGCCACCGCTAACGCGGTCTACCCCGGCGTCCCGGAGTGGTTTTCACAGGCCAAAGAACACTTCGACAATACGAGGAACTATATGCAGGCGGTGATCGATGCGATCACCGCCAATGACATTGACGTACTCCGGTCAGCGTGTTCACTGGCCCACGACGAATTAAGCGGCAACCTTCAGGCCCATCTGCCTACACCGGACCCGGCACTGACTACTGCGTTGCAATCGGAGATCGACGACGTTCACGCTGCGATGCACATCTGCATGTCGCTTGGGCCCGACAGCACCTTAGCTGATTTGCAGCGAGCCGATTCGCTTCTGCAGCAGGCGAATCTACACATGAGGACGGTCGACGCCATTTTGACCACAGATCTAAGTTGAAGGCCGCCGCGCCCAGCAGATCCGCGGTTCCCAATCCTGCTCACCCGCAACACTTTTGGGTACGGCATCGCGGCCATAAATGCTTGCACGCGTGAGACCAAGGCTGGCTAGCTTGCCCTGGTGCCCAGATCTCCCGACGCGACGACTGAGCCGACCGAGAATACGACGCGACGTCCCACGCCGCCGTCGTCACCGTCCGCCCCGGGGCGCGTCCACTCCACCTCGGCGCTGCCGGACAGCTGCAGGCTGGCGCCGGTGGCGACGTCAACGAACAACAGCGCGGCCTCGTCGTCGACCGCCAGGTTGCCGAAGCTGTTGAACATGTTGTTGCCCGGGTAATCCGGCCACCACAGCATTTCGGGGGAGCCAACCCGAACAAATCCGGGAGGGCCGCCGCGATGCGATGCGTCACTGCCCCGAAAAGGATGCGTGGTACCGAGGAAGAACGTGTCCGAGGCTTCTATCATCGCTTGATCCGCAGCACTCAAAGATGTTGTTTGCCTTGGAGTTTCGGAAGGGGCGGTGACGGCGGCGACGTTGATGTCGCGGCGGTGGATGTATTGGGGACAGTTTCCGTACGCCTGCTCGACGCGCACCGCCAGGCCGGCGCCGTCGCTTTCGGTGAGGCTGCCGTTGATGCGCATTCTGCGCCGGGCGGCGAAATCGATGGCGATCAGGCCGACCTGCTGGCCGGCCGGCATCCGGTGCAGGGGATCGCCCTCGCGCGGAACGGCCGAGATCCGCACCGTGTCTTCGGCGCCGCGCAGGAACCCCGGCTGCCCCGACAACGGGGAGACCCAGAGCACTCCCTCGCGGTCACGCCCGGTGATCGCGGCAAACCGCTGCGTTGCCAGGAATTGCGCAGCACCCCCGGATAAGCCATGCGCGCTAAGCATGTTTTCCAGGCGTTGTGCGGCCCGTTCGACGCCGGCCCGGCGTTGGGTCGCAACCTCACCCTCGTGGAAACCCGTTGATGCCACGGTTGGGTAACGCCGCCGACGCTGCAGATCTTCCCGTTGCTTCGTGCCAATCGGCGCGACGCGGTGCGCTGGCGGCTTGAAGTCCTAATCGGCGAGACGATGCGCGGTCATCAGTGCACGGTCGAAAATGGTTCGATCGGCTATTGCACTCGGCGCGGCTGCCCGCAAAGAGACACCGATTTTTTCGGCCAGGACGCGCAATTTGACGTTGCTTTTCTGGGACAGCCAACTGAGCAACTCGAACGCGGCGTTGTCGTCGAGGTTGTAGACGAGCATGAGCATGCCTTTGACGTGCTCGATCGGGGCACGTTTGTCCGCAATCTCGCCCAACCGTGCGGTGATCGTGTCCTCCACTGAATGCATTGAATGATGCGTGGGGGTGACGTCGAGGTAGAAGCCGTGGGTGCCGATCGGTTTGCCGCGGTGATCCGAAAACTGATCCCCGACGACGATCACCCAGCGCACCACGCCGCCGGTGTCGATGATGCGGTGCCGGCTGGTCAATGCGCCACGGGGGTGCGTGATCGCGTCGAAGGTCGCGGCGACTTGATCGCGGTCATCCGGATGCTGGTGCGAAAGCAACAGCTCGGTCGTCGGAGTCACGGCTCCCGGCTCATACCCGTGCAACCGTTGCGCCTGTTCAGACCACTCCCAGCGTTGGTCATCGAAGTAGAAGCGGAACCATCCGACCCCCTGCGGAGAAAGTTCGGCGAGCCCATCGACGTCACCGGGGTCACCAGACTTTCGAGGCGCCGGACGAAGGTCGACGCGACCGACGGTTCGTCTGGTCATCGGCGAAGCCTCGCTTGCTGGCATGCGTTGCCGGCGTCCTCGAGCTTCACCACGCTGTCCGGCGTGCGGAGCGGGGACATCAACCAATAGATCCGCACCGCCAGGTCGTCGGCGCGCTGCAGTCGACTCATACTTCGGTGTTCGGAGCCGGTTGCGCTACGGATGGGTGATTCAGGTCACCGATCCGTGTGAGCCGACGTGGTATCGACTCAGTGCCGGTGGGGCTTGTGGCTGTTCACCGCGTCGCGAATCAGCAATCCCACCAAGGCCGCCACGCACAGGGGCACGTACAGCCTGAAGTTGGTTGAGGCTTGCTCATAAAGCGCGATGTAGGCGATCGTTACGAGCGCCACCATCGTAAGCAAGATGCCGCGATTGACTTTGTCAGTGCTCATGCTTCGACCTATCTTTTCGGTCGGCACTACGCCGCGAGTACCAGCATAAACCCCTCGACGCCGATTCTCACCGCCCCAATTTCGCGCGTCGCGACAATGGCGCGAATTGTGCGACGAAATGGTGGCAATTCCACAATGCCGACCGCCACCACTTTCCGGGCGGGCCAGACTAGCGCTCTAGGCTGACCGCATGGCACCGACGACGCGCCCGCGCCGATCCGCTCTGTATCTCCCCGGCAACAAAGATCGAGCACTCGAAAAGGGGAAATCGCTCCCCGCCGACGTGCTGATTTTCGATCTCGAGGATGCGGTCGGCCCCGACGCCAAAGTCGGCTCCAGAGCGAAGGTGTGCGACGCGCTCTCGTCAGACGGCTATCGGCCTCGCGAGGTTGTGGTGCGTATCAATGGCGCGGGCACCGATTGGCACGACGACGATCTCGCCGCCGTCGCCGGTTCGGCGGCCGATGGGGTGCTGGTGCCGAAGGTAGAGACCGGAAAAGAAGTCCGAACGCTGGCCGATGCGCTCGATGCGCTCGATGCGCCGCAGTCGTTGCAGCTGTGGGCGATGATCGAAACGCCGCGAGCCATCCTGCGGGCGGAGGAGATCGCGGCGGCCAGCGATCGGCTGACCGTGCTGGTGGTCGGCACCAACGACCTGGTCAACGAACTGCACGGCCTGCATGTACCCGGACGTGCACCGGTGGTACCCGCGTTGGCGCTTGCGGTGTTGGGTGCGCGAGCGGCAGGCAAGGCCATCTTGGACGGCGTATACAACACCATCGACGACGAAGCGGGTTTCCGGGCCGAGGCACAGCAGGGCCGCGAGATGGGTTTCGACGGCAAAACCTTGATCCATCCGACCCAGGTTGCCCCCGCCAACGAATTGTTTGGTCCCTCGGACAACGAACTCGCCGATGCCCGCGAGATCGTCTCGGCGTATGAGGCGGCCCAGGCCGCGGGGAACAGCGTTATCACCGTGAATGGCCGCATGATCGAAAACCTGCACGTGCGTGACGCGCAGCGGATCCTCGCCCTGGCCGATCTCATCGCCGAACTCGAATCCCAATGACGTTCCGCCCGAGCCCATTTCGGGTGGATCTGCTGCAAGGAAAGGTGGCGCTGGTCACCGGTGGGGCCACCGGATTGGGTTTGGAGATCGCCCGGGTATTGGGCAGCCATGGCGCTCGCGTGGCCATCTGCAGCCGAAAGGAACCCAATCTTCAGGCCGCGGTTAGGACGTTGCGGGAAGAGGGGATTGAGGCCGTTTACGGCGTCTGCGACGTCCGTAGCAGTGACGAGGTCACGGTCGTCGTCGAGGACGTGCTGGCCGCCTTCGGTCGACTCGACATTGTCGTCAACAACGCCGCCGGGAATTTCCCGGTCCCGATCAGCGACCTGAGCGCGGGCGGATTCAAAGCGGTGGTCGACATCGATCTACTCGGCACATTCAACGTATCCAAAGCGGCGTACGACCTTTGGCTGCGTGAGCACGGTGGGGCCGTGGTGAACATCAGCGCGGCGATCCAGTACCGGGGCATGGCGCTGCAGGCGCACGTCGTGTCGGCCAAAGCCGGCGTTGACGCGTTCAGCCGTGCCTGTGCGATCGAATGGGGGCCCGATGGAGTTCGGGTCAATGTCGTTGCCCCCGGGGCGATGTCGGGGACCGAGGGCGTCCGCAGAATCGCCGGCGACGACCAGCACCGAGCCATCCAGAACCCGCTGCGGCGCCCCGGCTCGACCACCGAGGTCGCCGAGACGGTGTTGTTCCTGGTCAGCGATGCCGCGTCCTACGTGACGGGGGCCGTGCTGGTGGTCGACGGCGGCGGCTGGCTGACGGCCAGCGGCGTACCGGATCTGCCGGGCTATCGCTGACTAACGGTCACACAACGGTGAGGTCACGGGTGAGGTCCCAGGTGGCGCTGCCGATTAGGTGTTTGGCGCGTTTTCGCATTATTCTTGCGCGCGGCCCATTGTCGACTCAGGAAAAGCAGATGCTTATTCAGCCCACCCTGCGACGTGCGCAATCGCCGCGCAGCGCTGCGCATGTGACCTTCCCAAAGGTCGGTCAGTGCTTCGACATCGAGATCACCCGGGACACCGATGGGTGGCTCGTCCGGATCCCCGAGATCGACGCCGTCGCGCGCGCCAGCCGCCGGGCCACCGTCGACTTGGTAGCGCGCGAATGCATCGCCGCCCGCACCGGCATCCCGGTCGGTTACATCATCGTTTACGTCTCGAAAGAGACCCGCTAGTCCTGCGGCCTGTCGCGCCTTACGCGACGTACCCGCGGGGCAACACGGAGAAGTCGACGCACGCTGCGGCCATGATGTCGCCGAGTTCTGGCGCGACCGGCCCGCGAAGTTTTAGGAGCGCACCCGCTGACGGCGTCTTCTGGGTGTTGACGTTGTAATCGAACAGCAATTGCATGGCCTCGGAATCGATGTCGTGCCAGCCGGTGTGAACAGTTATCAAAGTCAGGACACCGATTTCGTCACCGGTGGGAGACAGGATCCGGTGGTTCCACGCGCGATCGGCCTTGAAGCCGGAATGCGGCGCAACCACTGCCAGAACGGTTCCGTGGCCGTCTTCGAACCTCGCTGCACCGTCGGCCGGCACGATTCTGCCGACGGGTGAGTTCTGTCGGGTGATGGTCGTGGTCCCTGCCACCGCGATCCGCAGTTCGTCGCCTGCGGCGCTGGACAGGGTGTATTCGCTCTTGCCGCCGTTCTTGAATCCGAACAGCACGCTCGCACCGCCCTTTTGTTGGGCGCGCGCCAATTCATCGCCGTCGGGAGTGGCGAGTTGGATCCGCAATGCGTTGGACGCCGACTTCGTCAATCGTGCTGTGACGGTGGTTGCGTCGCCAAGAATGGGCATCCCGAAAGCTTAGACGTCCGCGCCCCTAGCCCCAACGGTTCAGATCTTCACCGTCAGTGGCCAGACCTTCCAGATGTCGTCGCAGTACTCGGCGATGGCGCGATCGGACGAGAACTTGCCGCTGCGCGCGGTATTCAGGATCGACATCTTGGTCCACGACTCCCCATCCAGCCATGCGGCACTCACGCGGGCCTGGCACTCCACATAGGAGGCGTAGTCGGCGCACACCAGGAAGGGGTCGTCGTAACGCAGGTTGTCCACCAGCGGCTTGAACACCTCGGTGTCGCCGTGCGAGAACGTGCCGTCAGCAATGAGATTCAGCACCGAGGCCAGCTCGTCATTGCTGTCGATGAAATCCGACGGGCGGTAACCGCTCGCCTTGAGTGCCTCGACCTCGTCGACGGTTAGGCCGAACAGGAAGAAGTTTTCCGCTCCGGCCTCTTCACGAATCTCGACGTTGGCTCCGTCGAGCGTGCCGACTGTCAGGGCGCCGTTGATCATGAACTTCATGTTGCCGGTGCCGGAAGCTTCCTTGCCTGCGGTGGAAATCTGCTCGGACACGTTGGCGGCCGGGTAGATCAGGTGCGCGTTCTGGACGTTGAAGTTCGGGATGAACGCGACCTTCAGGAACTTGTTGACCTCCGGGTCGTTGTTGATCGTCTCGCCAACGGCGTTGATCAGCTTGATGATTCGCTTGGCCAAGAAGTAACCGGGAGCTGCTTTGCCACCAAAGATGAAGGCGCGCGGTGGAATTGACAGCTCGGGGTTCTGCTTGAGCCGGTAGTACAGCGCGATGATGTGCAGAACGTTGAGATGCTGGCGCTTGTACTCGTGAATTCGCTTGACTTGGATGTCGAAGATCCATTGCGGGTTCAGCTCGACGCCGGTCGTCTCCTTGATGAAGTTGGCCAGCCGGGCCTTGTTGTTGCGCTTGATGTCGCGCCACTGCTCCCGGAAGGAGGCGTCGTCGACGAACGGTTCCAGACCACGCAGCTTGCCCAGGTCCGTTAACCAGCCGTCCCCGATGGTGCGATCCAGCAGCTCGCGCAGCCCCGGGTTGGACAGGGCCAGGAATCGCCGCGGTGTCACGCCGTTCGTCTTGTTGCTGAACCGCTCGGGCCACATTTCGAAGAAGTCTTTGAGTACACTCTCTTTCAGCAGCTCCGAGTGCAGCGCGGCGACGCCGTTGATGGCGTGGCTGCCGACCGTGGCCAGGTGTGCCATCCGGACGTTCTTCCCACCGTCCTCGCCGATCAGCGACATCCGACGGACGCGGTCCGCGTCGCCGAGGAATCGGGTGCGCACCTCGTTGAGGAACCGCCGGTTGATCTCGTAAATGATCTCCAGGTGTCGCGGCAGCGATTCGCCGAAGAGCTCCAGCGGCCAGGTCTCGAGCGCTTCCGGCAGCAGGGTGTGGTTGGTGTAGGCGAATGTCGCGACGGTGATGTCCCACGCCTCTTCCCACTCCAGGTGTCGCTCGTCGATCAGCAGCCGCATCAACTCGGCGACGCCGATGGACGGGTGAGTGTCATTGAGCTGCAGGGCGAATCGCTGGGGCAACTCCCGGACACCCGCGTCGGCGAGATCGTCCATGATGTGCAGCACGTGCTGCAGCGAGCAGGACACGAAGAAGTGCTGCTGCAGCAGACGAAGCCGCTTGCCGGCCTCCGGCTCGTCGTTGGGGTAGAGCACCTTGGTGACCGTCTCCGACGTCACCTCGTCCTCGACCGCCTTGTAGTAGTCGCCGGTGTTGAAGGCGTCCAGCGCAAACGACTTGACCGCCCGCGCGCTCCACAGGGTCAGCACGTTGCAGGTGTTGACGCCGTAACCCTGGATGGGAGTGTCGAAGGCGGTGCCCTTCAGTAACAAACCGGGCACCCATCGGGAGCGCTCCCGGCCGGTGTCGTCGCTGTAGCGCTCGACGTGGCCGCCCCATTTGACGAAGTAGTTGACGTCGGGTTTGGCGATCTCCCAGGGGTTTCCGCGATCCAGCCAGTTGTCGGTCTGCTCGACCTGCCAGCCGTCGTGGATCTCCTGGTCGAAAATGCCGAATTCGTAACGGATTCCGTAACCGATTGCCGGACGTTCGAGGGTGGCCAGCGAGTCCAGGTAGCAGGCCGCGAGCCGGCCCAGGCCGCCGTTGCCCAATCCCGGTTCTTCCTCGCAGGCCAGCACTTCGTCGAGGCGCTGTCCCATCGCGGCCAGGGCAGACTTCGCAGCGCCCTCCAGGCCCAGGTTCAGCAGGTTGTTGCCCAGCTGCGGGCCCATCAGGAATTCGGCCGACAAGTAGCAGGTCACCTTGCGTCCGAGGTCGAGCGAGGTCTGCGTTGACGCCACCCGGCGGTCCTGCATGCGGTCGCGCACGGCCAGCGCCAGCGCCCGGTAGTAGTGCTCGGGCCGCAGGGCCGCGGCCGGGCGGCCGATCGAGTAGCGCAGGTGATCGGTGATCGCGCGCTGCAGCGCGGGGGCGCCCATCCCGGTGCGAGAGTGCTCGGCCAGGTCGGCGGGCCTGGAGGGGGCGGCAGACAATCCGTCGGAGGGGGTGTGGTCGAGATCGGTCATGGTGATTCCTACTCCCTAGAGGTGGTGGCAGTATCGCACCGATCTGCCGAGCTTCGCGCAGTTCGTCAGTCTGGCAGCGGTGTTTGCACACCAAGCGCGAAATTGACGACCGTCACGTGAACGCAACGTCACGCACTGGCGACGAAACGGCGCTGTCGTCGGCGGCGAAGGCCGGCCGGATCAGCTGAGCTGGACGTCGCTCACGTCGATCGACACCATGAGCTCGTCGGGCATCAGCCGGCCGCTGTCGTCACAGCGATACGCCCGGCGCCTGGACGGCAGCTTGATGCCGTCGGCCTCCACCGGGTCGTAGACGTATTGGATCGCGGCGAACCCGCCGGCGACGTCGACACGGTAGTCGTGGCGGCGCAGCAGGTGGTCATCGCCGAAGTAGAACTCTTGGGTGCTGCTGTGGCTGGCGAAGTGGTCGGGAAAACGCACTTGTAGTCCTGGCCAGCGCTCACCGTTGTCTTCGACGGGATCGATGTCGTTGACCACGAATCCGGGCAGTGTCATAAAGAACGGTGTGGTCAGATAGGTCCATAGGGCGTAGCCGTTAAAGTAGGCGCGCTGCAACGGATCCCACGGCGTGGTCAATACGTGGCCGGCGAACGATTCGCGCGGGTCGCTAAGTTGGGCGACGACACGGCCGTCGAGCTTTTCGATCGCAATGCGCTCGGGCGTGAAATCGGTTTTCTGGTCGGCCGCACCAAATGGTTGTACGGAAGCCCATTCGCGTTGCAGCGCAACAGTCATTCTCCGCGGCGTCGGATCTTGCGGCTGGCCCTTGACCTCCCATAACTTGCCGCCACTGACGATGGTCGCCTCCATCGAATCGAACTGGCGCCAGCGACCAAGTCCTCCGTGTGCCGCGAGCACGGCATCAAGCAGGCCCGACATCGATCGATCATAGGCCGAGGTTTCGGCTCCAGAGTGTCCCTGTCAATACCAGGTATCAATCGGGATCGGCTGGCGCGCCGGTCGCTGGAATTTCGAATCTGCGCAGCTTGCTGATTGGCGCAGGTACCCAACTTCATTGAAAGGAATTTGTCATGTGCGTCATCCACTTTCACGCGTCGACCACGTCGACCCCCGAGCAGTTCATCGCCGGGCTCACCGACTTCGGACCGGGACGGTCGAAGATTTTCAAGAACAGCGCCGATGCCTATCTGACGGTGCATGCCAGCGGCCCCGTTGCAGCCGATGTCACGGAGGGGTCGGGCGGCATTTGGGAACGATTGCTTTACGACTGGTCGGACCCGATTCACGTCAAGCTCACGACCATCGATTCCAATGTGTTTGGCGGAGCCTCCGGCTACACCTACACGCTCACCCGGCAGCCAGGCGGAACGACCGACATCGATGTCGTCATCGTCCGCGAGGGGAAGAACCTGAAGGGACGGGTGCTGTCATTCGTGCTGGGAACCGTCGGCAAGGGGTCCTTGGGTAAGGCGTTCTCCAACAGCGTCAAGGCGATTGAAGCTCGCAGCATAGCGAGCGCTCCTGGGGCTTGATCCGCCCAGAGCAAGCTGATGCCCACAGCGCTACGAAGCTGTGGGCATCAGCTATTCTGCTCTAGATCAATACTTTTCGGACTTCTTGTGG contains:
- a CDS encoding SDR family oxidoreductase translates to MTFRPSPFRVDLLQGKVALVTGGATGLGLEIARVLGSHGARVAICSRKEPNLQAAVRTLREEGIEAVYGVCDVRSSDEVTVVVEDVLAAFGRLDIVVNNAAGNFPVPISDLSAGGFKAVVDIDLLGTFNVSKAAYDLWLREHGGAVVNISAAIQYRGMALQAHVVSAKAGVDAFSRACAIEWGPDGVRVNVVAPGAMSGTEGVRRIAGDDQHRAIQNPLRRPGSTTEVAETVLFLVSDAASYVTGAVLVVDGGGWLTASGVPDLPGYR
- a CDS encoding glycogen/starch/alpha-glucan phosphorylase, which gives rise to MGAPALQRAITDHLRYSIGRPAAALRPEHYYRALALAVRDRMQDRRVASTQTSLDLGRKVTCYLSAEFLMGPQLGNNLLNLGLEGAAKSALAAMGQRLDEVLACEEEPGLGNGGLGRLAACYLDSLATLERPAIGYGIRYEFGIFDQEIHDGWQVEQTDNWLDRGNPWEIAKPDVNYFVKWGGHVERYSDDTGRERSRWVPGLLLKGTAFDTPIQGYGVNTCNVLTLWSARAVKSFALDAFNTGDYYKAVEDEVTSETVTKVLYPNDEPEAGKRLRLLQQHFFVSCSLQHVLHIMDDLADAGVRELPQRFALQLNDTHPSIGVAELMRLLIDERHLEWEEAWDITVATFAYTNHTLLPEALETWPLELFGESLPRHLEIIYEINRRFLNEVRTRFLGDADRVRRMSLIGEDGGKNVRMAHLATVGSHAINGVAALHSELLKESVLKDFFEMWPERFSNKTNGVTPRRFLALSNPGLRELLDRTIGDGWLTDLGKLRGLEPFVDDASFREQWRDIKRNNKARLANFIKETTGVELNPQWIFDIQVKRIHEYKRQHLNVLHIIALYYRLKQNPELSIPPRAFIFGGKAAPGYFLAKRIIKLINAVGETINNDPEVNKFLKVAFIPNFNVQNAHLIYPAANVSEQISTAGKEASGTGNMKFMINGALTVGTLDGANVEIREEAGAENFFLFGLTVDEVEALKASGYRPSDFIDSNDELASVLNLIADGTFSHGDTEVFKPLVDNLRYDDPFLVCADYASYVECQARVSAAWLDGESWTKMSILNTARSGKFSSDRAIAEYCDDIWKVWPLTVKI
- a CDS encoding long chain fatty acid-CoA synthetase Faa4p — encoded protein: MTFPKVGQCFDIEITRDTDGWLVRIPEIDAVARASRRATVDLVARECIAARTGIPVGYIIVYVSKETR